The following proteins come from a genomic window of Methylorubrum populi:
- a CDS encoding chloride channel protein translates to MALIIGAGATLAAAVLLRLIALVTNLAWFGALDTVPRSLGGVTSSPWMVLVPVVGGLVIGLMARYGSEKIRGHGIPEAIEAILIGASRMSAKVAVLKPLSSAISIGTGGPFGAEGPIIMTGGAVGSLFAQHFHLSDAERKALLVAGAAAGMTAIFGTPVAAVLLAVELLLFEWRPRSFVPVTAAVLTASALRPLLFEAGPLFPFASDPALPGWGLIACAGIGLLAGLLSGLLTTLLYRLEDAFERLPLHWMWWPALGGLFVGLGGLIEPRALGVGYDVIGDLLNGDLAVRAVLLILAVKAAIWLVALASGTSGGVLAPLLILGGAMGWLAGLALPGAHGFWALLGMAAMLGGTMRAPLTGALFAVELTGDVRVLGALLAATVTAYAVTVLLLKRSILTEKLARRGQHVTREYAIDAYALTRVRDVMVRDVDTLDAGSSVAEAVAAMEAGRHQAYPVLDAARRPVGLATRGQALHWTLEGGHGAERLGEQMAGQPLAVVHPDDVVAHALDVMTATGQGRLVVTDPRSGALVGLLTRRDLLQVRATTVRAETERRAYRAALRFRRTIAPSR, encoded by the coding sequence ATGGCGCTCATCATCGGAGCGGGCGCGACCCTGGCGGCGGCGGTGCTGCTGCGTCTCATCGCGCTGGTGACGAACCTCGCGTGGTTCGGTGCGCTCGACACCGTTCCGCGATCCCTCGGCGGCGTGACGTCCTCGCCCTGGATGGTATTGGTCCCCGTGGTCGGCGGCCTCGTGATCGGGCTGATGGCGCGCTACGGCTCGGAGAAGATCCGCGGCCACGGCATCCCCGAGGCGATCGAGGCGATCCTGATCGGCGCGAGCCGGATGTCGGCCAAGGTCGCGGTGCTCAAACCGCTCTCCTCGGCCATCTCGATCGGCACCGGCGGACCCTTCGGTGCGGAGGGGCCGATCATCATGACGGGGGGCGCGGTCGGCTCGCTCTTCGCGCAGCACTTCCACCTGAGCGATGCCGAGCGGAAGGCCCTGCTGGTGGCGGGCGCCGCCGCCGGCATGACGGCGATCTTCGGCACGCCGGTCGCGGCGGTGCTGCTCGCGGTCGAGTTGCTGCTGTTCGAGTGGCGCCCGCGCAGCTTCGTCCCGGTGACGGCCGCCGTCCTCACCGCCTCGGCACTCCGTCCGCTGCTGTTCGAGGCCGGCCCGCTCTTTCCCTTCGCCAGCGACCCGGCTTTGCCCGGATGGGGGCTGATCGCCTGCGCCGGGATCGGCCTCCTCGCCGGTCTGCTATCGGGCCTGCTGACGACGCTGCTCTACCGGCTGGAGGATGCCTTCGAGCGCCTGCCGCTGCACTGGATGTGGTGGCCGGCCCTCGGCGGCCTGTTCGTGGGCCTCGGCGGATTGATCGAGCCGCGAGCGCTCGGCGTCGGCTACGACGTGATCGGCGACCTCCTCAACGGAGACCTCGCCGTGCGGGCCGTGCTGCTGATCCTCGCGGTCAAGGCGGCGATCTGGCTGGTGGCGCTCGCTTCCGGCACCTCGGGCGGCGTCCTGGCACCCCTCCTGATCCTCGGCGGGGCGATGGGCTGGCTCGCGGGCCTCGCCTTGCCCGGCGCTCACGGCTTCTGGGCCCTGCTCGGCATGGCGGCGATGCTCGGCGGCACCATGCGCGCGCCGCTCACCGGCGCCCTGTTCGCCGTCGAACTCACCGGCGACGTCCGCGTCCTCGGTGCGCTCCTCGCCGCCACGGTGACCGCCTACGCCGTCACGGTGCTGCTCCTGAAGCGCTCGATCCTCACCGAAAAGCTCGCCCGGCGCGGCCAGCACGTCACCCGCGAATACGCCATCGACGCCTACGCGCTCACCCGCGTGCGCGACGTGATGGTCCGCGACGTGGACACGCTCGATGCCGGGAGCAGCGTCGCGGAGGCGGTCGCCGCGATGGAGGCGGGGCGGCATCAGGCCTATCCGGTGCTCGACGCCGCGCGCCGCCCCGTCGGGCTCGCCACGCGCGGGCAGGCCCTGCACTGGACGCTCGAGGGCGGCCACGGCGCCGAGCGGCTGGGGGAACAGATGGCCGGCCAGCCGCTGGCGGTCGTCCATCCCGACGACGTGGTGGCCCACGCCCTCGACGTGATGACGGCGACCGGCCAGGGCCGCCTCGTCGTGACCGATCCGCGGAGCGGCGCCCTGGTCGGGCTGCTGACGCGCCGCGACCTGCTGCAGGTGCGGGCGACCACGGTGCGGGCCGAAACCGAGCGGCGCGCCTACCGCGCTGCCCTGCGCTTCAGAAGAACGATCGCACCAAGCCGCTGA
- a CDS encoding MarR family winged helix-turn-helix transcriptional regulator: MSRSHYAALAAFRYELRRFLAFSEAAATEAGLPPQQHQALLTVAGHLGPEPPTVGHIAERLLIAPHSAAELVTRMVEAGLLTKSRGAQDRRRMELALTPEAEALLRRLTAAHLEELGSLEPALVRALALARGEAAEPDASGRT; encoded by the coding sequence ATGTCGCGGTCGCACTACGCGGCGCTGGCGGCCTTCCGGTACGAGCTGCGGCGCTTCCTCGCCTTCAGCGAGGCGGCGGCGACTGAGGCCGGGCTGCCGCCGCAGCAGCATCAGGCGCTCCTCACTGTCGCGGGCCATCTCGGGCCGGAGCCGCCGACGGTCGGGCATATCGCCGAGCGCCTGCTGATCGCCCCGCACAGCGCCGCCGAACTCGTCACCCGGATGGTCGAGGCCGGACTTCTGACCAAGAGCCGCGGCGCGCAGGACCGGCGGCGGATGGAACTCGCCCTCACCCCCGAGGCCGAGGCGCTCCTGCGCCGGCTGACCGCGGCGCATCTGGAAGAACTCGGCAGCCTGGAGCCGGCCCTGGTGCGGGCGCTCGCCCTTGCCCGCGGCGAGGCCGCGGAGCCGGACGCCTCCGGGCGGACCTGA
- the fliF gene encoding flagellar basal-body MS-ring/collar protein FliF — MFGREQVERLWSNIVDLGARRLIALGLVGLLVFLGVGIGAYYLSRPAQEMLYTGLSREDVSRIGGVLKDNGIPFDVSSDGTAVLVSFGHTAQARMLLAEKGLPQSSKSGYELFNDLGSLGMTSFMQEVTRVRALEGEIARTIQGMKGVRAARVHLVLPDRGSFRRDQQPASASVVVRTEPADDVSGAQAIRQLVASAIPGMKPDRVTVIGSEGTVLLAGDDAGTAPTGKMATLEKSVSREMQDNIRRTLAPYLGVGNFEVSVATQLNTDKTSTNETIYNPDQRVERSVRSVRESENAQNRNSQRPTSAQENLPDQRTRSDGNDQSSNESSKKEDLTNYEISQKTVQTVSDGYAIRRLSVAVLVNRSRLTALAGPEDKAALDKQISEIEELVGSAAGFSKERGDTIKVAAVGFVNDGQPLEPVPPLSLTDVMMKQSGTLINAATILVVAGLLIWFGLRPALRAILATPEAAQSEVAALAGPEGAPALAGGIAADGTVALAAPGTALPGTAGASEAARLPAPGVAGLLEELEDKMARSPQKRLEQLIDIDEEQVAAVLKRWLMREEPA, encoded by the coding sequence ATGTTCGGTCGCGAGCAAGTCGAGAGATTGTGGAGCAACATCGTCGATCTCGGCGCGAGGCGGCTGATCGCCCTCGGGCTGGTCGGCCTTCTGGTGTTTCTCGGCGTCGGCATCGGCGCCTACTATCTCAGCCGCCCGGCCCAGGAGATGCTGTACACCGGGCTGTCGCGTGAGGACGTGTCGCGCATCGGCGGCGTCCTGAAGGACAACGGCATCCCCTTCGACGTGTCGTCGGACGGCACGGCGGTGCTCGTCTCCTTCGGCCACACCGCCCAGGCGCGGATGCTGCTCGCCGAGAAGGGCCTGCCGCAGAGCTCCAAGTCCGGCTACGAGCTGTTCAACGATCTCGGCTCGCTCGGCATGACCTCCTTCATGCAGGAGGTGACCCGCGTACGCGCGCTGGAGGGCGAGATCGCCCGCACGATCCAGGGCATGAAGGGCGTGCGCGCCGCCCGCGTCCACCTCGTCCTGCCCGACCGCGGCTCGTTCCGCCGCGACCAGCAGCCGGCCTCGGCCTCCGTGGTGGTGCGCACCGAGCCCGCCGACGACGTCTCGGGCGCGCAGGCGATCCGCCAGCTCGTCGCCTCGGCGATCCCCGGCATGAAGCCCGACCGCGTCACCGTGATCGGCTCGGAGGGCACGGTGCTGCTCGCGGGCGACGACGCCGGCACGGCGCCGACCGGCAAGATGGCGACGCTGGAGAAGTCGGTCAGCCGCGAGATGCAGGACAACATCCGCCGCACGCTGGCGCCCTATCTCGGCGTCGGCAATTTCGAGGTCAGCGTCGCGACCCAGCTCAACACCGACAAGACGTCCACGAACGAGACGATCTACAATCCCGACCAGCGGGTCGAACGCTCGGTGCGCTCCGTGCGCGAGAGCGAGAACGCGCAGAACCGTAACAGCCAGCGCCCGACCAGCGCCCAGGAGAACCTGCCCGACCAGCGCACCCGCTCGGACGGCAACGACCAGTCGAGCAACGAGAGCTCGAAGAAGGAGGATCTCACCAACTACGAGATCTCCCAGAAGACGGTTCAGACGGTGAGCGACGGCTACGCCATCCGCCGCCTCTCGGTCGCGGTGCTGGTCAACCGCTCGCGGCTCACCGCGCTTGCCGGACCCGAGGACAAGGCCGCGCTCGACAAGCAGATTTCGGAGATCGAGGAGCTCGTCGGCTCGGCCGCGGGATTCAGCAAGGAGCGCGGCGACACGATCAAGGTCGCGGCGGTGGGCTTCGTCAACGACGGCCAGCCGCTCGAGCCGGTGCCGCCGCTCTCGCTCACCGACGTGATGATGAAGCAGTCCGGCACGCTCATCAACGCGGCGACGATCCTGGTCGTGGCCGGCCTGCTGATCTGGTTCGGCCTGCGCCCGGCGCTCCGCGCCATCCTGGCGACGCCCGAGGCCGCCCAGAGCGAGGTCGCGGCGCTCGCCGGCCCCGAGGGCGCACCCGCCCTCGCCGGCGGCATCGCCGCCGACGGCACGGTGGCGCTCGCCGCGCCGGGCACCGCGCTCCCCGGCACGGCCGGCGCGAGCGAGGCGGCCAGGCTCCCCGCGCCGGGTGTCGCCGGCCTGCTGGAGGAGTTGGAGGACAAGATGGCGCGCTCGCCGCAGAAGCGTTTGGAGCAGTTGATCGACATCGACGAGGAGCAGGTCGCGGCCGTGCTCAAGCGCTGGCTGATGCGTGAGGAGCCGGCGTGA
- a CDS encoding MotB family protein has product MSEHAHEIIIIKRHGDHEDGHHGGAWKIALADFMTAMMALFLVMWLINSTSKEQKQTIAEYFNPVKLAEVTHDRKGVNDPQDAPNDPAPSGKGKGDGGSAEGKADAMGAPGSRARESALFQDPYAILAKLAAEAEAAGPEAASADASTIEAGQPGVSGGETGRDPFDPLYWQVAALPRQRTETPGALDTVAAAPAEARLDARAQSGSAAKTKELPKDSSKASSKDSPKEIARQSLHEAMRQAGVKLASAEPMPLEAAKPVAEAVPEVPDAKGPPMDRKPEQPEPKLVAKAEAAAGKEPPAADQAAKAAETAALSALKAEIARAVPSLPGSAPAPHVEVRRTGEGVLISITDEINFSMFGIGSAEPTPKVIKALERIAKILNSRPGRVVVRGHTDGRPFRSETYDNWRLSSARAQMASYMLVRGGFDEARIERIEGYADRQPRIAADPKAAENRRIEILLRGLPE; this is encoded by the coding sequence ATGTCCGAGCACGCCCACGAGATCATCATCATCAAGCGCCACGGCGACCACGAGGACGGCCATCACGGCGGTGCCTGGAAGATCGCGCTCGCCGACTTCATGACGGCGATGATGGCGCTGTTCCTGGTGATGTGGCTGATCAACTCCACGAGCAAGGAGCAGAAGCAGACCATCGCCGAGTACTTCAATCCGGTGAAGCTCGCCGAGGTCACCCATGACCGCAAGGGCGTGAACGACCCGCAGGATGCCCCCAACGACCCCGCCCCTTCCGGCAAGGGCAAGGGGGACGGCGGCAGCGCCGAGGGCAAGGCGGACGCGATGGGCGCGCCGGGCAGCCGTGCGCGCGAATCCGCCCTGTTCCAGGATCCCTACGCCATCCTCGCCAAGCTCGCGGCGGAGGCCGAGGCCGCCGGCCCGGAGGCGGCGAGCGCGGATGCCTCCACCATCGAGGCCGGACAGCCGGGCGTGAGCGGCGGCGAGACCGGGCGGGACCCGTTCGATCCGCTCTACTGGCAGGTCGCGGCCCTGCCGCGCCAGCGCACCGAGACACCCGGCGCCCTCGACACCGTCGCCGCCGCGCCGGCCGAGGCGCGCCTCGACGCGCGCGCCCAGAGCGGCAGCGCCGCCAAGACCAAGGAGCTGCCGAAGGACAGCTCGAAGGCCAGCTCGAAGGACAGTCCGAAGGAGATCGCCCGGCAGAGCCTGCACGAGGCCATGCGGCAGGCCGGCGTGAAGCTCGCCTCCGCCGAGCCGATGCCGCTGGAGGCTGCCAAGCCCGTCGCCGAAGCGGTGCCGGAGGTGCCCGATGCCAAAGGGCCGCCAATGGACAGGAAGCCGGAGCAACCCGAGCCGAAGCTGGTCGCCAAAGCGGAAGCGGCGGCCGGGAAGGAGCCGCCGGCCGCCGATCAGGCTGCGAAGGCAGCGGAGACCGCCGCCCTTTCCGCCCTGAAGGCGGAGATCGCCCGGGCAGTGCCCTCACTGCCCGGCAGCGCGCCCGCGCCGCATGTCGAGGTGCGCCGCACCGGCGAGGGCGTGCTCATCAGCATCACCGACGAGATCAATTTCAGCATGTTCGGGATCGGCTCGGCCGAACCGACGCCGAAGGTAATCAAGGCGCTGGAGCGCATCGCCAAGATCCTCAACAGCCGCCCCGGCCGCGTCGTCGTGCGCGGACATACCGACGGGCGCCCGTTCCGCTCCGAGACCTACGACAACTGGCGCCTGTCCTCCGCCCGGGCGCAGATGGCCTCCTACATGCTCGTGCGCGGCGGCTTCGACGAGGCGCGCATCGAGCGGATCGAGGGCTACGCCGACCGACAGCCCCGCATCGCCGCCGACCCCAAGGCCGCCGAGAACCGCCGCATCGAGATTCTGCTGCGGGGCCTGCCGGAATGA
- a CDS encoding chemotaxis protein, producing MIFRDFGIRGFAAGLALALFTAPAPAAEHGDSHAPAADSHAADDHGGHGAPAKPIEPLPVKAHGLPVELTRTLQLLQDRIARGSTQAHLAQRQLLGHIEQKLITLDPETWAEAENVRAAVTSALAGGGPAAVRVLLKSGKVPEAEQPLALGALAYLEGREKEARAQLAGIDPRTMPAGLAGQLALTQSALMVREAPTKSLELLDLARLLAPGTLVEEGALRRQIFVVAQGGDARRFEALAIQYLRRFRRSVYAGNFRQRFAGALTRLDFDSDRTRIASLERMLDEIEPESRRDLYLLVARAGLEQGRRETALFASERAMGLAAPDSRPAAQARLYRGAALIVADGRFEEGYEALLSLDRADFAASDTELLDAALSTARQIRTPSPVADAVPVPPPSASRPIPESGSLLRAQEALARAERAMDGATGTP from the coding sequence ATGATCTTTCGGGATTTCGGAATTCGCGGCTTCGCCGCCGGACTCGCGCTCGCCCTCTTCACCGCTCCCGCTCCCGCCGCCGAGCATGGTGACAGCCACGCGCCGGCCGCCGACAGCCATGCCGCCGACGACCATGGCGGGCACGGCGCCCCGGCAAAACCCATCGAACCGCTGCCGGTAAAGGCGCACGGGCTGCCGGTCGAGCTGACGCGCACGCTCCAGCTCCTGCAGGACCGCATCGCCCGCGGCTCGACCCAGGCGCATCTCGCGCAGCGCCAGCTCCTCGGCCATATCGAGCAGAAGCTGATCACCCTCGACCCCGAGACCTGGGCCGAGGCCGAGAACGTGCGGGCCGCCGTCACCTCCGCGCTGGCGGGCGGCGGGCCGGCGGCTGTTCGGGTGCTGCTCAAGTCCGGCAAGGTGCCGGAGGCGGAGCAGCCCCTGGCGCTCGGCGCGCTCGCCTATCTCGAGGGTCGCGAGAAGGAGGCCCGGGCCCAGCTCGCCGGCATCGATCCGCGCACGATGCCGGCCGGGCTCGCCGGTCAGCTCGCCCTGACGCAATCGGCGCTGATGGTACGCGAGGCACCCACCAAGTCTCTCGAACTTCTCGACCTCGCGCGGCTCCTGGCACCGGGCACCCTGGTCGAGGAGGGCGCGCTGCGCCGCCAGATCTTCGTGGTGGCGCAGGGCGGCGATGCGCGGCGCTTCGAAGCGCTGGCGATCCAGTACCTGCGCCGGTTCCGCCGATCGGTCTATGCCGGCAATTTCCGCCAGCGCTTCGCCGGGGCGCTCACCCGGCTCGACTTCGACAGCGACCGCACCCGCATCGCAAGCCTGGAGCGGATGCTCGACGAAATCGAGCCGGAGAGCCGGCGCGATCTCTACCTGCTCGTGGCGCGGGCCGGGCTGGAGCAGGGCCGCCGGGAGACTGCCCTGTTCGCCTCCGAGCGGGCCATGGGCCTTGCCGCCCCGGATTCGCGCCCGGCAGCGCAGGCCCGGCTCTACCGCGGCGCGGCGCTGATCGTGGCGGACGGACGCTTCGAGGAAGGCTACGAGGCCCTGCTCAGCCTCGACCGTGCGGATTTCGCGGCCTCCGACACCGAGTTGCTCGACGCCGCGCTCTCGACGGCCCGGCAGATCCGTACGCCCTCCCCCGTCGCCGACGCCGTTCCGGTCCCGCCGCCCTCGGCGAGCCGGCCGATCCCCGAATCCGGCTCGCTCCTGCGCGCGCAGGAGGCCCTGGCCCGGGCCGAGCGCGCCATGGATGGCGCCACCGGCACGCCCTGA
- a CDS encoding flagellar hook-length control protein FliK: protein MRSLDTLSPMRPKAEAGRAPTGEESRAGGGPDFEAVLDAFENGSESGIEKGTGPSGEAPAEAGEARAEAPPALPSELPAAPVAGAAGTADSALQALMALAGPAAAPAPAAPDASLEAMVQRAAARFGPSPGPAATAPALPITVVQRETHFAPVRFPAGALSTNAGAGPVATGALTSSPAAPSVGTDADGSPAVVRDDARPSPPAPIVPDARATGQVSLDPTETGKSPRGGVHASAAGTGGSPPAQGAPALSAPAAPVSEDRSSAAPPSPDAAATAAQPAPLESGRDTAAASSAPIAAAADTLRSPASRGRAALRSDRSEQAGTAALASSPNDSLADGDLAEPAAPAQAGPTGQIRRDPELVRERPAGIARADTPQERAAAAMPQARAEAEAGTETASAGPSAEAPPTPISPAEPMPHETAAASAPMPGSPLRQIVDAVATQLPAAVSGAQARPSSTPTETGPLKILTLQLHPADLGSVLVRMRLQDGRLEMSLRTSREETAERLRKEGDLLAGLLREAGYEADPVTIQAGGAGPGESGPRGQGFASFAGSQGGQQDRQPGAATPDHSGRRPSPRADEAATPTEEHDHETDSRRRDHGGLYL from the coding sequence ATGCGGTCTCTCGACACCCTCTCCCCGATGCGGCCGAAGGCCGAGGCCGGCCGCGCGCCCACGGGCGAAGAGTCCCGCGCTGGCGGCGGTCCCGACTTCGAGGCGGTGCTCGATGCGTTCGAGAACGGATCCGAGAGCGGGATCGAGAAAGGGACGGGGCCCAGCGGTGAGGCTCCGGCGGAGGCGGGCGAGGCCCGCGCCGAGGCGCCCCCCGCCCTGCCCTCAGAGTTGCCCGCTGCGCCCGTGGCGGGCGCCGCCGGCACGGCCGATTCGGCCTTGCAGGCGCTGATGGCCCTCGCCGGTCCCGCCGCAGCCCCCGCTCCTGCCGCCCCGGATGCCAGCCTCGAAGCGATGGTGCAGCGGGCCGCAGCACGGTTCGGGCCGAGTCCGGGTCCGGCCGCGACGGCGCCTGCCCTACCGATCACCGTGGTGCAGCGGGAGACGCATTTCGCGCCCGTTCGATTCCCTGCGGGTGCCCTCTCGACGAACGCCGGGGCGGGACCGGTCGCGACCGGGGCGCTCACATCATCACCGGCGGCCCCGTCGGTCGGAACCGATGCCGACGGCTCGCCCGCGGTCGTGCGGGACGACGCCCGCCCGTCCCCACCCGCGCCGATCGTGCCGGATGCAAGGGCCACCGGGCAGGTCAGTCTCGATCCGACCGAAACCGGCAAGAGCCCGCGCGGCGGCGTTCATGCATCCGCCGCCGGAACGGGCGGATCGCCTCCGGCCCAGGGTGCCCCCGCGCTTTCCGCGCCCGCCGCTCCGGTTTCCGAAGACCGGTCGTCCGCCGCGCCTCCCTCGCCCGACGCCGCGGCAACAGCCGCCCAGCCGGCTCCGCTGGAATCTGGACGGGATACAGCCGCAGCCTCAAGCGCCCCAATCGCTGCGGCGGCGGACACGCTCAGGAGCCCCGCGAGCCGGGGAAGGGCCGCTCTCCGAAGCGACCGCTCGGAACAGGCGGGCACGGCGGCGCTGGCGTCATCCCCTAATGATTCCCTGGCAGACGGAGACCTTGCCGAACCGGCTGCCCCGGCCCAAGCTGGTCCGACGGGACAGATCCGACGCGATCCGGAGCTGGTGCGGGAGCGCCCGGCCGGGATCGCCCGCGCGGACACGCCCCAGGAGCGTGCCGCTGCAGCGATGCCGCAAGCGAGGGCCGAGGCGGAGGCCGGCACGGAAACAGCGAGCGCCGGCCCCTCCGCCGAGGCGCCACCCACGCCGATATCGCCCGCCGAGCCGATGCCGCACGAGACCGCGGCCGCATCGGCACCCATGCCCGGCTCTCCACTGCGCCAGATCGTCGATGCGGTTGCCACCCAGCTGCCCGCTGCCGTCTCCGGCGCTCAAGCCCGTCCGTCCTCGACCCCGACCGAGACCGGGCCACTGAAGATTCTCACGCTCCAGCTCCATCCGGCCGATCTGGGCTCGGTGCTGGTGCGGATGCGCCTGCAGGACGGGCGGCTGGAAATGAGCCTGCGCACCAGCCGCGAGGAGACCGCTGAACGCCTGCGCAAGGAGGGAGACCTGCTCGCCGGCCTTCTGCGGGAGGCCGGCTACGAGGCCGATCCCGTGACGATCCAGGCGGGCGGCGCCGGACCGGGCGAATCCGGGCCGCGCGGCCAGGGCTTCGCGTCCTTCGCCGGATCGCAGGGCGGGCAGCAGGACAGACAGCCGGGCGCCGCGACGCCCGATCATTCGGGCCGGCGCCCGTCCCCGCGCGCGGACGAGGCTGCCACGCCTACCGAGGAGCACGACCATGAAACGGATTCTCGCCGGCGCGATCACGGCGGCCTGTATCTCTAA
- a CDS encoding transglycosylase SLT domain-containing protein, translating to MKRILAGAITAACISNVAGPAAAAAPGDASRVCERQMAQAAAKHGVPLGMLYAVGLTESGNRGSLQPYAMNIQGKAYFGSSAADVVQRLAQAQREGVRLVDLGCMQINHHYHRAKFASLEAMIDPAQNVEYATRFLKELKEREGSWTLAVARYHAGPNNNPAQKVYVCRVITNMVASGFGNWTPGAKAFCQ from the coding sequence ATGAAACGGATTCTCGCCGGCGCGATCACGGCGGCCTGTATCTCTAACGTCGCCGGCCCGGCTGCGGCCGCCGCACCGGGCGACGCCTCCCGCGTGTGCGAGCGCCAGATGGCGCAGGCTGCCGCCAAGCACGGGGTGCCGCTCGGCATGCTCTACGCCGTCGGGCTGACCGAGAGCGGCAACCGCGGCTCGCTCCAGCCCTACGCCATGAACATCCAGGGCAAGGCCTATTTCGGCTCCAGCGCCGCCGACGTGGTCCAGCGCCTCGCCCAGGCGCAGCGGGAGGGCGTACGCCTGGTCGATCTCGGCTGCATGCAGATCAACCACCACTATCACCGGGCGAAGTTCGCCTCGCTCGAGGCGATGATCGACCCGGCTCAGAACGTCGAGTACGCGACCCGCTTCCTGAAGGAGTTGAAGGAGCGCGAGGGAAGCTGGACGTTGGCCGTCGCCCGCTACCATGCCGGGCCCAACAACAACCCGGCGCAGAAGGTCTATGTCTGCCGGGTCATCACCAACATGGTCGCCTCGGGCTTCGGCAACTGGACGCCGGGGGCGAAGGCGTTCTGCCAGTAG
- a CDS encoding response regulator transcription factor, with protein sequence MYFLVDPRDSVNAGYKASFEREGISSFALMPEEFLGWLRAASSSDLEAIQGFLLGDFEERAKCAGVIRKQSRAPIIALADLRSLEQTVELLEAGIDDVLPKPVHVREILARSEAIWRRVNGAVQGTEAEGEAEGEARPDRLKVFHDGRDPEIDGVPLSLPRRERHILEYLVRNRGRRLTKTQVFNVVYGVYSNGVEESVIEGHVSKLRKKLTERLGHDPIEAKRYMGYTYVG encoded by the coding sequence ATGTATTTTCTGGTCGATCCGCGCGATTCCGTGAACGCGGGTTACAAGGCCAGCTTCGAGCGCGAGGGGATTTCCTCGTTCGCGCTCATGCCGGAGGAGTTTCTGGGTTGGCTCCGGGCGGCCTCCAGCAGCGACCTCGAAGCGATCCAGGGCTTCCTCCTCGGTGATTTCGAGGAGCGGGCGAAATGCGCGGGCGTGATCCGCAAGCAGTCCCGCGCGCCGATCATTGCGCTCGCCGATCTTCGCTCCCTGGAGCAGACCGTCGAATTGCTGGAAGCCGGCATCGACGACGTGCTGCCCAAGCCCGTTCATGTCCGCGAGATCCTGGCCCGGTCCGAGGCAATCTGGCGCCGGGTCAACGGGGCGGTGCAGGGAACCGAGGCAGAAGGGGAAGCCGAGGGCGAGGCCCGGCCCGACCGGCTCAAGGTCTTCCACGACGGGCGCGATCCGGAGATCGACGGCGTGCCGCTGTCCCTGCCGCGGCGGGAGCGGCACATCCTCGAATATCTCGTGCGAAACCGCGGGCGCCGGCTCACCAAGACCCAGGTCTTCAACGTGGTCTACGGCGTCTACAGCAACGGCGTCGAGGAGAGCGTGATCGAGGGCCATGTGAGCAAGCTGCGCAAGAAGCTCACCGAGCGGCTCGGCCACGACCCGATCGAGGCCAAGCGCTACATGGGCTACACCTACGTCGGTTGA
- the flhB gene encoding flagellar biosynthesis protein FlhB produces the protein MAEETDHESKTEAATERRVREAIEKGDIPFSREAPVFASTLGLLIALALFARGQAAQLAGDFAPILDDPRGFSLETGGDAMLLLSRVALAAGRFLLPILLILAVCSLAASLLQNLPRLVLDRITPKWSRVSPMAGFTRIFGTSGQVEFLKSVVKFLSVSVVALLLLRSERTRALNAMFVDPSQLPELILTVSIRLVSAVAIATIVIVAGDLVWARLRWQRSLRMSRQDIKDEHKQTEGDPSVKARLRSLAQDRARNRMLANVDRATVVIANPTHFAVALRYEPSENPAPLVLAKGQDLIALRIRAIAEEKGIAVIEDKPLARSLYDAVQVDQTIPAEFYRAVAQILFFLFARAR, from the coding sequence GTGGCGGAGGAGACCGACCACGAGAGCAAGACCGAGGCCGCCACCGAACGGCGTGTCCGCGAGGCGATCGAGAAGGGCGACATTCCCTTCTCGCGGGAGGCACCGGTCTTCGCCTCCACCCTGGGCCTGCTGATCGCGCTGGCCCTGTTCGCGCGGGGGCAGGCGGCGCAACTCGCGGGTGATTTCGCGCCGATCCTCGACGATCCGCGCGGCTTCTCCCTGGAGACCGGCGGCGACGCGATGCTGCTGCTCAGCCGCGTAGCGCTGGCGGCGGGCCGCTTCCTGCTACCGATCCTGCTGATCCTGGCGGTCTGCAGCCTCGCGGCCTCGCTCCTCCAGAACCTGCCGCGCTTGGTCCTCGACCGGATCACGCCGAAATGGTCGCGGGTCTCGCCGATGGCGGGATTCACCCGGATCTTCGGAACTTCGGGTCAAGTCGAGTTCCTGAAATCCGTCGTTAAATTCCTGTCGGTCAGTGTCGTCGCCCTTCTGCTCCTCCGCTCGGAGCGGACCAGAGCCTTGAACGCCATGTTCGTCGATCCGAGCCAGCTGCCCGAACTGATCCTGACGGTCTCGATCCGCCTCGTTTCGGCGGTGGCCATCGCCACCATCGTCATCGTCGCGGGCGATCTCGTCTGGGCGCGGCTGCGCTGGCAGCGCTCGCTCCGGATGTCGCGGCAGGACATCAAGGACGAGCACAAGCAGACCGAGGGCGATCCGTCGGTCAAGGCGCGGCTGCGCTCGCTCGCCCAGGACCGCGCCCGCAACCGGATGCTCGCCAACGTCGATCGGGCGACGGTGGTGATCGCAAACCCGACGCACTTCGCCGTGGCTCTGCGCTACGAGCCCAGCGAGAACCCGGCCCCCCTCGTGCTCGCCAAGGGGCAGGATCTCATCGCCCTCAGAATCCGCGCGATCGCCGAGGAAAAAGGCATCGCGGTGATCGAGGACAAGCCTCTCGCAAGGTCGCTGTACGATGCTGTGCAGGTCGATCAGACGATTCCGGCAGAATTTTACCGCGCCGTGGCGCAGATCCTTTTCTTCCTTTTCGCGAGAGCTCGATGA